GAGATTTTCCATAGCAAGCAGAATGCCCTCTGGTATGATATGAAGCAATTGGATGAAGCAGGTTTTATAAAACTTGTTCGCACAGAGAAGGTGCGGGGAACAGTAAAAAAATATTATCGTGCTGTCGCAAAGAATTATTTTGTTGATATTTCTCTCGGCACTGCAAACCTCGAAAAAACTCATCTTATACATAATCTTGTTGATAGTGAAATTGAAGATTGGCATCGAGAAAAAATCGCAAAAATCAGTTTTAGAGATTTGGCGGAAAAGATAATTAATAAAAATATGGCGGTAAAGGAAAATGAAAAAATCGCCATAAGTTACCAGCCAGTGCACCAAAAACTCGTTGAAGATCTCGTTGTCGAAATTGCCAAAAAAGGTGCTTATGCCATCCCTATCTTCGGCACAAAACGGATGGAATATAATTTCATCCGAAACGTACCCGTAGAACACTCATGTAAAGATGTAATTGACGATTTTCTTCTGGAACATATTGATGCTCATATTATTTTTTCCGGTGACTTTCTGGATGATTCATCCCTGACAAAAGATATGAAAGAAAAAAGTGATCTAATTGAAGCTGCAAAAAGAAAAAATGTACGAAAAACTTTTAAAAAAGATGTGCGTTATCTTACGATTGATACGTTACAAAGAAACTCCTTCTCAGACAAGTCCCCTCATAAAAAAAAGGGTGCGGAAGAATCAGAAATTCTTAGAAGTGAACTGTATTGGAAAGCACTTTTTACAGAACCGGATGTGATTAATGAAAAAACATCTTACGTAAAGAAGCAATTGGAACAAGCAAAACAAATAAAGGTTGAAGATGGAAACGGTGGTTATCTCAATTTGAAATTTCAAGGAACTAAACATATCATAGTAAAAAACGGTCATTTGGATCATGCCTGTGATGATACGGAAATTCCCGGCGGCTTAGTAGTTGCTCTTCTAAAAAATGCAACCATCAATGGTAATTTGCATA
Above is a genomic segment from Candidatus Cloacimonadota bacterium containing:
- a CDS encoding aminopeptidase, which encodes EIFHSKQNALWYDMKQLDEAGFIKLVRTEKVRGTVKKYYRAVAKNYFVDISLGTANLEKTHLIHNLVDSEIEDWHREKIAKISFRDLAEKIINKNMAVKENEKIAISYQPVHQKLVEDLVVEIAKKGAYAIPIFGTKRMEYNFIRNVPVEHSCKDVIDDFLLEHIDAHIIFSGDFLDDSSLTKDMKEKSDLIEAAKRKNVRKTFKKDVRYLTIDTLQRNSFSDKSPHKKKGAEESEILRSELYWKALFTEPDVINEKTSYVKKQLEQAKQIKVEDGNGGYLNLKFQGTKHIIVKNGHLDHACDDTEIPGGLVVALLKNATINGNLHTDFAYLYDDEFLDVNIKIKNNKIIDIKADHDNEKLLSIFKAAEGDKDMIGSFCIGMNPAIRQNMHHLYINSKIFGGVSLQVGWDEADQSDIDSNMIAQFFLLNKTIYVDGKILFINGKLSEGTS